A single region of the Drosophila takahashii strain IR98-3 E-12201 chromosome 2R, DtakHiC1v2, whole genome shotgun sequence genome encodes:
- the fra gene encoding neogenin isoform X3, translating into MARKTNKSSRTIWKWLVGSYLILQLIGSSVASQALFFTLEPQDAVVPEGHSVLLQCAGSASVGRGGKGKASSPTPVTIRWRGPDGQDLVIVGDTFRTQLKNGSLYISSVEENRGLTGAYQCLLSADGVGSVLSRPALVAIARQPDLNQDFLETYLLPGQTAYFRCMLGEANWQQGVKHSVQWFKDDLPLPVDKLRMVVLPNGALEIDEVGPSDRGSYQCNVTSGSSSRLSSKTNLNIKKPNEPGAENAVAPSFLVGPSPKTVREGETVTLDCVANGVPKPQIKWLRNGMDLDLNDLDSRFSIIGTGSLQISSAEDIDSGNYQCRASNTVDSLDAQATVQVQEPPKFIKAPKDTSAHEKDEPELRCDIWGKPKPIIRWLKNGDLITPNDYMQLVDGHNLKILGLLNSDAGMFQCVGTNAAGSVHAAARLRVVPQGDSPEQDSGVKPLDSGLQARLPSQPRDLVAQIVKSRFVTLSWVEPLQNAGDVVYYTVYYKMNNSEREQKMVTKSHDDQQVNIQSLLPGRTYQFRVEANTNFGSGASSAPLEVSTQPEVNIAGPPRSFEGYARNHKEIYVKWGEPAVTNGEILKYRVYYSENDSGADLYHDSTALDAVLTELRPNTDYVISVVPFNRNGMGDSSAEIRVKTFSSTPSEPPNNVTLEVTSSSSITVHWEPPAEEDRNGQITGYKIRYRKYKDAPQVKSTPANIRYFELSSLDRNAEYQVKIAAMTVNGSGPFTEWYRANTLENDLDETQVPGKPVWINIQPGANNIALHWGPPHHPEIKIRNYVLGWGRGIPDENTIELKETERYHVLKNLESNMDYVVSLRARNVKGDGPPIYDNIKTRDEEPVDAPTPLEVPVGLRAITMSSSSIVVYWIDTMLNKNQHVTDNRHYTVSYGITGSNRYRYHNTTDLNCMINDLRPNTQYEFAVKVVKGRRESSWSMSVLNSTYQNVPVTPPREVSVRLDEMNPPSVIIQWIPPKHTVGQITGYNIYYTTDTTKRDRDWSVEAFAGEETMMMLPNLKPYTTYYFKVQARTTKGNNNAPFSALVSYTTSAAVIMQEADTIAKGIDNEKLLYIIIAATAVVLLVVLLGVLMLCRRKPQSSPEHTKKSYQKNNVGVPKPPDLWIHHDQMELKNIDKGLHTVTPVCSDGASSSGALTLPRSVVHSEYEVETPVPGHVTNSLDKRSYVPGYMSTSMNGTMERPQYPRTQYSHQNRSHMTMEAGLSQQSLTQPQSNSMAQTPEHPYGGYDANFCNGASGAAGNGCVSTIESSKRGHPLKSFSVPGPPPTGGATPINKHTPAVTIRPQNQSPYKKPSFSAATPNRLQGGGSVVHSTDEIQRLAPSTSTEELNQEMANLEGLMKDLSAITANEFEC; encoded by the exons CGCTTTTTTTCACCTTGGAGCCGCAGGATGCAGTGGTGCCCGAGGGCCACTCGGTGCTGCTCCAGTGCGCGGGCAGTGCGTCCGTGGGGCGCGGAGGCAAGGGCAAGGCCAGCTCGCCCACCCCGGTGACCATCCGATGGCGAGGACCTGATGGCCAGGACCTGGTCATCGTGGGCGACACGTTCCGCACGCAGCTGAAGAACGGATCGCTGTACATCAGCTCCGTGGAGGAGAACCGTGGACTAACCGGGGCCTACCAGTGCCTGTTGAGTGCCGACGGCGTGGGCAGTGTGCTCAGTCGCCCGGCACTGGTGGCCATTGCCCGCCAGCCGGATCTGAATCAGGACTTCCTGGAGACCTACCTGCTGCCGGGTCAGACTGCCTACTTCCGCTGCATGCTGGGCGAGGCCAACTGGCAGCAGGGAGTCAAGCACTCGGTGCAGTGGTTCAAGGACGACTTGCCACTGCCCGTGGACAAGTTGCGTATGGTGGTGCTGCCCAATGGGGCGCTGGAAATCGATGAGGTGGGTCCCTCGGATCGAGGATCCTACCAGTGCAACGTGACATCGGGCAGTTCCTCCCGTTTGAGCAGCAAAACCAACTTGAACATCAAGAAGCCAAATGAACCGGGAGCCGAGAATGCCGTGGCTCCCTCATTCCTCGTTGGCCCGTCACCCAAGACCGTGAGGGAGGGCGAGACGGTGACCCTGGACTGTGTGGCCAATGGAGTGCCCAAGCCGCAGATCAAGTGGCTGCGAAATGGCATGGATCTGGATCTGAACGACCTCGACTCCCGCTTCTCCATCATTGGAACGGGCTCGCTGCAAATCTCCAGTGCCGAGGACATTGACTCGGGGAACTACCAGTGCAGGGCCAGCAATACGGTGGATTCGCTGGATGCCCAGGCCACGGTGCAGGTACAGGAGCCGCCGAAGTTCATCAAGGCGCCCAAGGATACATCTGCCCACGAGAAGGATGAGCCGGAGCTGAGATGCGACATCTGGGGGAAGCCCAAGCCCATAATTAGGTGGCTTAAGAACGGAGATCTCATAACGCCCAATGACTATATGCAATTGGTGGATGGCCACAATCTGAAGATCCTCGGGCTCCTGAACTCCGATGCCGGCATGTTCCAGTGCGTGGGTACCAATGCCGCCGGCAGTGTCCATGCTGCAGCTCGTCTGCGCGTGGTTCCCCAAGGAG ATTCCCCCGAACAGGATTCAGGTGTCAAGCCCCTGGACAGCGGACTCCAGGCCCGTTTGCCCAGTCAGCCCAGGGATCTGGTGGCGCAGATTGTGAAGTCCCGCTTCGTGACCCTTAGCTGGGTGGAACCCCTCCAGAACGCCGGCGATGTGGTCTACTACACTGTCTATTACAAGATGAACAACAGCGAGAG GGAGCAAAAAATGGTTACCAAGTCGCATGACGATCAACAGGTCAATATTCAATCGTTGCTGCCCGGCAGAACCTATCAGTTCCGAGTGGAGGCCAATACCAATTTCGGCAGCGGTGCATCCTCCGCCCCACTGGAAGTCAGCACCCAACCGGAGGTGAATATTGCGGGTCCGCCGCGCAGCTTTGAGGGATATGCCCGTAATCACAAGGAGATCTACGTGAAATGGGGAGAGCCCGCGGTGACCAATGGGGAGATACTCAAGTACCGCGTTTACTACTCAGAG aACGACAGTGGTGCTGATCTATATCACGATAGCACTGCTTTGGATGCCGTTCTTACTGAGCTGCGGCCCAACACTGATTACGTGATCTCGGTGGTGCCATTCAATCGAAATGGAATGGGCGATTCCTCTGCAGAAATCCGTGTAAAGACTTTTTCCTCCACGCCATCGGAACCGCCCAACAATGTTACTCTGGAGGTGACTAGTTCCAGC TCCATCACCGTTCACTGGGAGCCGCCGGCAGAGGAAGATCGCAATGGACAGATTACTGGCTACAAGATTCGTTATCGCAAGTACAAGGATGCGCCGCAGGTGAAGAGTACTCCTGCCAACATTCGTTATTTCGAGCTAAGCAGCTTGGACCGCAATGCCGAGTACCAAGTAAAGATTGCGGCCATGACGGTGAACGGATCGGGACCTTTTACGGAATGGTATCGCGCCAACACACTGGAGAACGATCTCGACGAAACGCAGGTGCCGGGCAAACCAGTTTGGATCAACATTCAGCCCGGAGCCAACAATATTGCCCTGCATTGGGGTCCACCACATCATCCGGAAATCAAGATACGCAACTACGTGCTGGGCTGGGGTCGTGGAATTCCCGATGAGAACACAATCGAGCTGAAGGAGACGGAACGCTATCATGTGCTAAAGAATCTGGAATCGAATATGGACTACGTTGTTTCGCTGAGGGCACGAAATGTGAAGGGCGACGGTCCACCTATTTATGACAACATCAAGACACGCGACGAGGAGCCCGTGGACGCACCCACGCCGCTTGAGGTTCCCGTGGGTCTGCGAGCCATCACCATGTCCAGCTCCTCCATTGTGGTCTACTGGATTGACACCATGCTGAACAAGAACCAGCATGTGACCGACAATCGCCACTACACGGTAAGCTACGGCATCACGGGATCCAATCGCTATCGCTACCACAACACCACGGATCTCAATTGCATGATTAATGACCTGCGACCCAATACGCAGTACGAGTTTGCAGTGAAAGTGGTCAAGGGACGCAGGGAGTCGTCCTGGTCGATGTCCGTGCTGAATAGTACGTATCAGAATGTACCGGTCACCCCACCGCGGGAGGTTTCAGTTCGCTTGGATGAGATGAATCCACCCAGTGTGATCATCCAGTGGATCCCGCCAAAGCACACCGTGGGCCAGATCACCGGATACAATATCTACTACACCACGGACACCACGAAGAGAGATCGCGACTGGTCAGTTGAAGCCTTCGCCGGCGAGGAGACCATGATGATGCTCCCGAACCTTAAACCCTACACTACGTACTACTTTAAAGTTCAGGCGAGAACTACCAAGGGCAATAACAATGCTCCCTTCTCGGCTCTGGTATCGTACACCACCAGTGCAGCGGTTATCATGCAGGAGGCCGACACCATAGCCAAGGGAATCGACAACGAGAAGCTGCTATACATTATCATTGCTGCTACAGCTGTCGTTCTACTGGTGGTGCTCTTGGGCGTTCTGATGCTGTGCCGGCGCAAGCCTCAATCCTCGCCAGAACACACAAAGAAGAG CTACCAAAAGAACAATGTGGGCGTTCCCAAGCCACCGGATCTATGGATACACCATGATCAGATGGAGCTCAAAAACATAGACAAGGGCTTGCACACAGTGACGCCTGTCTGCAGCGATGGAGCCTCCAGCAGTGGTGCTCTCACCCTGCCACGATCAGTGGTGCACAGCGAGTACGAGGTGGAGACGCCGGTGCCAGGTCATGTGACCAATTCGCTGGACAAGCGATCCTATGTGCCAGGATATATGA GCACCTCAATGAACGGAACGATGGAGCGACCTCAGTACCCGCGCACCCAGTACAGCCACCAGAATCGATCCCACATGACCATGGAGGCGGGTCTCTCCCAGCAGAGCCTAACCCAGCCGCAGAGCAACTCCATGGCTCAGACACCGGAGCATCCTTATGGCGGCTACGACGCCAACTTCTG CAACGGCGCAAGCGGAGCTGCTGGCAATGGCTGTGTGTCTACCATTGAGAGTTCCAAGCGAGGGCATCCTCTGAAGAGTTTCAGTGTGCCGGGTCCACCGCCCACTGGCGGAGCCACGCCCATTAACAAGCATA cTCCCGCCGTCACAATACGTCCACAAAACCAATCGCCATACAAGAAGCCATCGTTCTCGGCTGCCACGCCCAACCGCCTCCAGGGCGGTGGCTCGGTGGTCCACTCAACCGATGAGATTCAAAGACTTGCCCCCAGCACATCCACCGAGGAGCTTAACCAGGAAATGGCCAATCTGGAGGGCCTCATGAAGGATCTGAGCGCCATAACGGCCAACGAATTCGAGTGTTAA
- the fra gene encoding neogenin isoform X2, protein MARKTNKSSRTIWKWLVGSYLILQLIGSSVASQALFFTLEPQDAVVPEGHSVLLQCAGSASVGRGGKGKASSPTPVTIRWRGPDGQDLVIVGDTFRTQLKNGSLYISSVEENRGLTGAYQCLLSADGVGSVLSRPALVAIARQPDLNQDFLETYLLPGQTAYFRCMLGEANWQQGVKHSVQWFKDDLPLPVDKLRMVVLPNGALEIDEVGPSDRGSYQCNVTSGSSSRLSSKTNLNIKKPNEPGAENAVAPSFLVGPSPKTVREGETVTLDCVANGVPKPQIKWLRNGMDLDLNDLDSRFSIIGTGSLQISSAEDIDSGNYQCRASNTVDSLDAQATVQVQEPPKFIKAPKDTSAHEKDEPELRCDIWGKPKPIIRWLKNGDLITPNDYMQLVDGHNLKILGLLNSDAGMFQCVGTNAAGSVHAAARLRVVPQGGHSTKSLQTFDNLTKRRKPFNSGEQLRTKSGGSLPFPDEDLDDLDDPEDASTTRLRIPAGKLPHFEQPLNDRRFNILNSASILPLESQSKSYEDDDDDDYDDDDLANKEAHIEAYKQGGNAQKILDSWQAGKSKKSQQQQKQSPASPDSPEQDSGVKPLDSGLQARLPSQPRDLVAQIVKSRFVTLSWVEPLQNAGDVVYYTVYYKMNNSEREQKMVTKSHDDQQVNIQSLLPGRTYQFRVEANTNFGSGASSAPLEVSTQPEVNIAGPPRSFEGYARNHKEIYVKWGEPAVTNGEILKYRVYYSENDSGADLYHDSTALDAVLTELRPNTDYVISVVPFNRNGMGDSSAEIRVKTFSSTPSEPPNNVTLEVTSSSSITVHWEPPAEEDRNGQITGYKIRYRKYKDAPQVKSTPANIRYFELSSLDRNAEYQVKIAAMTVNGSGPFTEWYRANTLENDLDETQVPGKPVWINIQPGANNIALHWGPPHHPEIKIRNYVLGWGRGIPDENTIELKETERYHVLKNLESNMDYVVSLRARNVKGDGPPIYDNIKTRDEEPVDAPTPLEVPVGLRAITMSSSSIVVYWIDTMLNKNQHVTDNRHYTVSYGITGSNRYRYHNTTDLNCMINDLRPNTQYEFAVKVVKGRRESSWSMSVLNSTYQNVPVTPPREVSVRLDEMNPPSVIIQWIPPKHTVGQITGYNIYYTTDTTKRDRDWSVEAFAGEETMMMLPNLKPYTTYYFKVQARTTKGNNNAPFSALVSYTTSAAVIMQEADTIAKGIDNEKLLYIIIAATAVVLLVVLLGVLMLCRRKPQSSPEHTKKSYQKNNVGVPKPPDLWIHHDQMELKNIDKGLHTVTPVCSDGASSSGALTLPRSVVHSEYEVETPVPGHVTNSLDKRSYVPGYMSTSMNGTMERPQYPRTQYSHQNRSHMTMEAGLSQQSLTQPQSNSMAQTPEHPYGGYDANFCNGASGAAGNGCVSTIESSKRGHPLKSFSVPGPPPTGGATPINKHTPAVTIRPQNQSPYKKPSFSAATPNRLQGGGSVVHSTDEIQRLAPSTSTEELNQEMANLEGLMKDLSAITANEFEC, encoded by the exons CGCTTTTTTTCACCTTGGAGCCGCAGGATGCAGTGGTGCCCGAGGGCCACTCGGTGCTGCTCCAGTGCGCGGGCAGTGCGTCCGTGGGGCGCGGAGGCAAGGGCAAGGCCAGCTCGCCCACCCCGGTGACCATCCGATGGCGAGGACCTGATGGCCAGGACCTGGTCATCGTGGGCGACACGTTCCGCACGCAGCTGAAGAACGGATCGCTGTACATCAGCTCCGTGGAGGAGAACCGTGGACTAACCGGGGCCTACCAGTGCCTGTTGAGTGCCGACGGCGTGGGCAGTGTGCTCAGTCGCCCGGCACTGGTGGCCATTGCCCGCCAGCCGGATCTGAATCAGGACTTCCTGGAGACCTACCTGCTGCCGGGTCAGACTGCCTACTTCCGCTGCATGCTGGGCGAGGCCAACTGGCAGCAGGGAGTCAAGCACTCGGTGCAGTGGTTCAAGGACGACTTGCCACTGCCCGTGGACAAGTTGCGTATGGTGGTGCTGCCCAATGGGGCGCTGGAAATCGATGAGGTGGGTCCCTCGGATCGAGGATCCTACCAGTGCAACGTGACATCGGGCAGTTCCTCCCGTTTGAGCAGCAAAACCAACTTGAACATCAAGAAGCCAAATGAACCGGGAGCCGAGAATGCCGTGGCTCCCTCATTCCTCGTTGGCCCGTCACCCAAGACCGTGAGGGAGGGCGAGACGGTGACCCTGGACTGTGTGGCCAATGGAGTGCCCAAGCCGCAGATCAAGTGGCTGCGAAATGGCATGGATCTGGATCTGAACGACCTCGACTCCCGCTTCTCCATCATTGGAACGGGCTCGCTGCAAATCTCCAGTGCCGAGGACATTGACTCGGGGAACTACCAGTGCAGGGCCAGCAATACGGTGGATTCGCTGGATGCCCAGGCCACGGTGCAGGTACAGGAGCCGCCGAAGTTCATCAAGGCGCCCAAGGATACATCTGCCCACGAGAAGGATGAGCCGGAGCTGAGATGCGACATCTGGGGGAAGCCCAAGCCCATAATTAGGTGGCTTAAGAACGGAGATCTCATAACGCCCAATGACTATATGCAATTGGTGGATGGCCACAATCTGAAGATCCTCGGGCTCCTGAACTCCGATGCCGGCATGTTCCAGTGCGTGGGTACCAATGCCGCCGGCAGTGTCCATGCTGCAGCTCGTCTGCGCGTGGTTCCCCAAGGAG GCCACTCGACCAAATCCCTCCAGACCTTTGACAACCTGACCAAGCGACGAAAGCCCTTCAATTCGGGTGAACAGCTGCGCACCAAGTCCGGTGGCAGTCTACCCTTTCCGGACGAGGACCTTGACGACCTTGACGACCCAGAGGACGCCAGTACGACGCGACTGAGGATTCCAGCCGGAAAGCTTCCCCACTTTGAGCAACCGCTTAACGATCGCCGGTTCAACATTCTCAACTCGGCGAGCATTCTGCCGCTGGAGAGCCAATCGAAGAGTtacgaggacgacgacgacgacgactatGACGATGACGATTTAGCTAACAAGGAGGCCCACATAGAGGCCTACAAGCAGGGCGGGAACGCACAGAAAATACTGGACTCCTGGCAGGCGGGCAAGAGCAAGAaatcccagcagcagcaaaaacaatCCCCTGCTTCCCCAGATTCCCCCGAACAGGATTCAGGTGTCAAGCCCCTGGACAGCGGACTCCAGGCCCGTTTGCCCAGTCAGCCCAGGGATCTGGTGGCGCAGATTGTGAAGTCCCGCTTCGTGACCCTTAGCTGGGTGGAACCCCTCCAGAACGCCGGCGATGTGGTCTACTACACTGTCTATTACAAGATGAACAACAGCGAGAG GGAGCAAAAAATGGTTACCAAGTCGCATGACGATCAACAGGTCAATATTCAATCGTTGCTGCCCGGCAGAACCTATCAGTTCCGAGTGGAGGCCAATACCAATTTCGGCAGCGGTGCATCCTCCGCCCCACTGGAAGTCAGCACCCAACCGGAGGTGAATATTGCGGGTCCGCCGCGCAGCTTTGAGGGATATGCCCGTAATCACAAGGAGATCTACGTGAAATGGGGAGAGCCCGCGGTGACCAATGGGGAGATACTCAAGTACCGCGTTTACTACTCAGAG aACGACAGTGGTGCTGATCTATATCACGATAGCACTGCTTTGGATGCCGTTCTTACTGAGCTGCGGCCCAACACTGATTACGTGATCTCGGTGGTGCCATTCAATCGAAATGGAATGGGCGATTCCTCTGCAGAAATCCGTGTAAAGACTTTTTCCTCCACGCCATCGGAACCGCCCAACAATGTTACTCTGGAGGTGACTAGTTCCAGC TCCATCACCGTTCACTGGGAGCCGCCGGCAGAGGAAGATCGCAATGGACAGATTACTGGCTACAAGATTCGTTATCGCAAGTACAAGGATGCGCCGCAGGTGAAGAGTACTCCTGCCAACATTCGTTATTTCGAGCTAAGCAGCTTGGACCGCAATGCCGAGTACCAAGTAAAGATTGCGGCCATGACGGTGAACGGATCGGGACCTTTTACGGAATGGTATCGCGCCAACACACTGGAGAACGATCTCGACGAAACGCAGGTGCCGGGCAAACCAGTTTGGATCAACATTCAGCCCGGAGCCAACAATATTGCCCTGCATTGGGGTCCACCACATCATCCGGAAATCAAGATACGCAACTACGTGCTGGGCTGGGGTCGTGGAATTCCCGATGAGAACACAATCGAGCTGAAGGAGACGGAACGCTATCATGTGCTAAAGAATCTGGAATCGAATATGGACTACGTTGTTTCGCTGAGGGCACGAAATGTGAAGGGCGACGGTCCACCTATTTATGACAACATCAAGACACGCGACGAGGAGCCCGTGGACGCACCCACGCCGCTTGAGGTTCCCGTGGGTCTGCGAGCCATCACCATGTCCAGCTCCTCCATTGTGGTCTACTGGATTGACACCATGCTGAACAAGAACCAGCATGTGACCGACAATCGCCACTACACGGTAAGCTACGGCATCACGGGATCCAATCGCTATCGCTACCACAACACCACGGATCTCAATTGCATGATTAATGACCTGCGACCCAATACGCAGTACGAGTTTGCAGTGAAAGTGGTCAAGGGACGCAGGGAGTCGTCCTGGTCGATGTCCGTGCTGAATAGTACGTATCAGAATGTACCGGTCACCCCACCGCGGGAGGTTTCAGTTCGCTTGGATGAGATGAATCCACCCAGTGTGATCATCCAGTGGATCCCGCCAAAGCACACCGTGGGCCAGATCACCGGATACAATATCTACTACACCACGGACACCACGAAGAGAGATCGCGACTGGTCAGTTGAAGCCTTCGCCGGCGAGGAGACCATGATGATGCTCCCGAACCTTAAACCCTACACTACGTACTACTTTAAAGTTCAGGCGAGAACTACCAAGGGCAATAACAATGCTCCCTTCTCGGCTCTGGTATCGTACACCACCAGTGCAGCGGTTATCATGCAGGAGGCCGACACCATAGCCAAGGGAATCGACAACGAGAAGCTGCTATACATTATCATTGCTGCTACAGCTGTCGTTCTACTGGTGGTGCTCTTGGGCGTTCTGATGCTGTGCCGGCGCAAGCCTCAATCCTCGCCAGAACACACAAAGAAGAG CTACCAAAAGAACAATGTGGGCGTTCCCAAGCCACCGGATCTATGGATACACCATGATCAGATGGAGCTCAAAAACATAGACAAGGGCTTGCACACAGTGACGCCTGTCTGCAGCGATGGAGCCTCCAGCAGTGGTGCTCTCACCCTGCCACGATCAGTGGTGCACAGCGAGTACGAGGTGGAGACGCCGGTGCCAGGTCATGTGACCAATTCGCTGGACAAGCGATCCTATGTGCCAGGATATATGA GCACCTCAATGAACGGAACGATGGAGCGACCTCAGTACCCGCGCACCCAGTACAGCCACCAGAATCGATCCCACATGACCATGGAGGCGGGTCTCTCCCAGCAGAGCCTAACCCAGCCGCAGAGCAACTCCATGGCTCAGACACCGGAGCATCCTTATGGCGGCTACGACGCCAACTTCTG CAACGGCGCAAGCGGAGCTGCTGGCAATGGCTGTGTGTCTACCATTGAGAGTTCCAAGCGAGGGCATCCTCTGAAGAGTTTCAGTGTGCCGGGTCCACCGCCCACTGGCGGAGCCACGCCCATTAACAAGCATA cTCCCGCCGTCACAATACGTCCACAAAACCAATCGCCATACAAGAAGCCATCGTTCTCGGCTGCCACGCCCAACCGCCTCCAGGGCGGTGGCTCGGTGGTCCACTCAACCGATGAGATTCAAAGACTTGCCCCCAGCACATCCACCGAGGAGCTTAACCAGGAAATGGCCAATCTGGAGGGCCTCATGAAGGATCTGAGCGCCATAACGGCCAACGAATTCGAGTGTTAA